The Leptospira fletcheri genome includes a region encoding these proteins:
- a CDS encoding aspartate aminotransferase family protein, protein MKETATDFQKTKELNDKYVLDLVNRYPIAFRYGVNELLFDQNNKQYIDFLSGVAVTNLGHSDPDIIEAIRLQIDKLMHTSNWFYSEEATKLAEILIQNSFPGKVFLCNSGTEATEAAFKLVRAYAEQKHIADPIIISLQKSFHGRSVSGISLTGQKKMHTGFGRLLDGIEFVNPNSEDELVAAFERYAGRVVAFIAEPILGESGIIPLTHGYLNLARELTAENEALLVLDEIQTGFGRTGTLFAFETLGFSPDVMTLAKGLGSGFPIGAMIVAEKYESVLAKGTHGTTFGGNHLGAMIAYETIRIIQTRDILSNVNSCSDIAFSRLRQLQQNLKIIKEVRGKGLHIGIEVSVPARPIAEKCLEKGLIVNATGDTVIRIMPPLTISSKYLNDGLDILEGVLSEFQREQK, encoded by the coding sequence ATGAAAGAAACGGCGACAGATTTTCAAAAAACCAAGGAATTAAACGACAAGTACGTTCTCGACCTGGTCAACCGATATCCGATCGCGTTTCGATACGGAGTGAACGAGCTACTTTTCGACCAGAACAACAAACAGTACATCGACTTCCTAAGCGGTGTCGCCGTGACCAATCTAGGACATAGCGATCCCGACATCATCGAAGCGATTCGTCTGCAGATCGATAAGCTCATGCATACCTCGAATTGGTTCTATTCGGAGGAAGCGACGAAGTTAGCCGAAATCCTAATCCAAAATTCCTTTCCGGGTAAAGTTTTTCTCTGTAACTCCGGAACGGAGGCAACGGAAGCAGCATTTAAACTTGTACGGGCATACGCGGAACAAAAACATATCGCGGATCCCATCATTATTTCCCTGCAAAAAAGTTTCCATGGTAGATCCGTATCAGGAATCAGTTTAACCGGTCAAAAGAAAATGCACACCGGTTTCGGTCGGCTCCTCGACGGAATCGAATTCGTGAATCCGAATAGTGAGGACGAATTGGTCGCCGCCTTCGAACGGTACGCGGGAAGAGTGGTCGCGTTTATCGCGGAGCCGATCTTGGGAGAAAGCGGTATCATTCCCCTAACCCACGGCTACCTAAACCTCGCCCGGGAACTCACCGCCGAAAACGAAGCGCTATTGGTTCTCGACGAAATCCAAACCGGATTCGGAAGGACCGGAACCTTGTTCGCGTTCGAAACTCTGGGATTCTCCCCGGACGTGATGACCTTAGCGAAAGGACTCGGATCCGGATTTCCGATAGGTGCCATGATCGTCGCCGAAAAATACGAAAGCGTTTTGGCCAAAGGAACCCACGGAACCACGTTCGGCGGCAACCATCTGGGAGCCATGATCGCTTACGAAACGATTCGAATCATCCAGACCAGAGATATTTTATCCAACGTGAATTCCTGCTCGGACATCGCTTTTAGCCGCTTGAGACAATTGCAGCAAAATCTGAAAATCATCAAGGAAGTCCGAGGGAAAGGTCTGCATATCGGGATAGAGGTAAGCGTCCCGGCCCGACCCATAGCGGAAAAATGTCTAGAAAAAGGCCTGATCGTAAACGCTACCGGAGACACCGTGATCAGGATCATGCCCCCGCTTACGATTTCTTCGAAATATCTGAACGACGGCTTGGATATTCTAGAGGGAGTTCTCTCGGAATTTCAAAGAGAACAGAAATAA
- a CDS encoding phospho-sugar mutase, whose translation MNREIAYIEAWTEEPFSPAARKEAVSVLEKFKKGEKGLEIESFTVPLEFGTGGIRGRIGNGIGRMNEYTVGRAALGFARYLVKKSKKPSLVIAYDSRRRSREFAEVTAGIAASFGIKVHLFPEVAPTPLLSYAVRYYKATGGIVLTASHNPPEYNGFKAYLSKGEQLVPPDDKKIIGLIEAIEDWKEVRILSAKDPQYKKFVKKVEPACFASYLKELKKAGIQSDLVTAKERASLKLVYSPLHGTGGKYMKALLHSFGYKKVTLVPEQKDPDGEFPTVKYPNPEEPEALEMSRKLSEKSGAQAFIATDPDADRLGIGVRNSAGTYTLLNGNQIGSILAAYLSEKVSSKKKKGKKPVLVKTIVTTDLQSEIAKKNKIALKNVLTGFKYIAEVMGKLDASKTQYFLFGGEESYGYLPVNFVRDKDSLSSALLLLEVLAEKKDLNDYIDEIYLKYGLYQESLKSLNLEGLAGKKKIQDSLQLLRDTDLVGKTIGKRKVLGLLDFKNKIAKGSSSKSAFSGLPSSDVIQLELEGSAKLTLRPSGTEPKIKIYSSFKSLASPRNKSEIPGLTASLQEELKQTEIEFLRLAGLS comes from the coding sequence ATGAATCGCGAAATCGCTTATATCGAAGCCTGGACGGAAGAACCGTTTTCGCCCGCTGCGCGGAAGGAAGCGGTCTCCGTTCTGGAAAAATTCAAGAAGGGAGAAAAGGGACTGGAGATCGAATCCTTTACGGTTCCCTTGGAATTCGGCACGGGAGGAATCCGGGGAAGGATCGGAAACGGAATCGGTCGAATGAACGAATACACCGTAGGTCGTGCAGCCTTAGGTTTTGCCAGGTATCTGGTCAAGAAATCCAAAAAACCGAGTTTGGTCATCGCTTATGATTCGCGTAGAAGATCCCGGGAATTCGCGGAAGTAACGGCAGGAATCGCGGCTTCCTTCGGAATCAAAGTACATCTCTTTCCGGAGGTAGCTCCTACCCCTTTGCTCTCTTATGCTGTCCGTTATTATAAGGCGACTGGGGGAATCGTTTTGACGGCCTCCCATAATCCGCCTGAGTACAACGGATTCAAAGCCTATCTGTCCAAGGGAGAACAATTAGTTCCGCCCGACGACAAGAAAATCATAGGTTTGATCGAGGCGATAGAGGACTGGAAAGAAGTCAGGATTCTTTCCGCAAAGGATCCACAATATAAGAAATTCGTAAAAAAGGTCGAACCAGCCTGCTTTGCATCCTATCTCAAAGAATTGAAAAAAGCGGGAATCCAATCCGACCTGGTCACCGCCAAAGAAAGGGCCTCCTTGAAATTGGTCTACTCTCCTCTGCATGGCACGGGAGGGAAATACATGAAGGCTTTGTTACATTCCTTCGGATACAAAAAAGTGACCCTGGTGCCGGAACAAAAAGATCCGGATGGAGAATTTCCGACGGTAAAATATCCGAACCCGGAAGAACCGGAAGCCTTGGAGATGAGCAGGAAATTATCGGAAAAATCGGGGGCCCAGGCTTTCATCGCCACGGATCCCGACGCGGATCGACTGGGAATCGGAGTCCGCAATTCCGCCGGAACCTATACTCTTTTGAACGGAAATCAAATCGGCTCCATCCTAGCCGCCTACCTATCCGAAAAAGTTTCCTCTAAAAAGAAGAAAGGAAAGAAACCTGTCTTAGTAAAGACGATCGTCACCACCGATCTGCAATCCGAAATCGCGAAAAAAAACAAAATCGCCCTGAAGAACGTTCTCACAGGATTCAAATACATAGCGGAAGTGATGGGCAAACTGGACGCAAGTAAGACCCAGTATTTTCTCTTCGGTGGAGAGGAATCCTACGGATATCTTCCCGTAAATTTCGTAAGGGATAAGGACAGTCTCTCCTCCGCTCTCCTCCTATTGGAAGTCCTAGCGGAAAAAAAGGATCTGAACGATTACATAGATGAAATCTATCTGAAATACGGACTCTACCAGGAAAGTTTAAAATCCCTGAATTTAGAGGGGTTGGCTGGAAAAAAGAAAATTCAGGATTCCCTGCAGTTATTAAGAGACACGGATTTGGTCGGAAAGACAATAGGAAAACGTAAGGTTTTGGGTTTGCTGGATTTCAAAAACAAGATCGCTAAAGGTTCCTCATCCAAGTCCGCATTTTCCGGACTCCCTTCTTCCGACGTCATCCAATTGGAATTGGAAGGATCCGCCAAACTTACCCTTCGTCCTTCGGGCACGGAACCGAAAATCAAGATCTACTCCTCGTTTAAGAGTCTGGCCTCTCCGCGGAACAAAAGCGAAATCCCCGGTTTGACGGCGAGTCTCCAGGAGGAATTGAAGCAAACGGAAATCGAATTCTTAAGATTGGCAGGACTTTCATGA